A single region of the Tigriopus californicus strain San Diego chromosome 8, Tcal_SD_v2.1, whole genome shotgun sequence genome encodes:
- the LOC131884640 gene encoding uncharacterized protein LOC131884640 (The sequence of the model RefSeq protein was modified relative to this genomic sequence to represent the inferred CDS: added 55 bases not found in genome assembly) yields the protein MNSNHEPITSFDSNTFAYSSHDLELYESEDENPGNDNHHGSTGLASEQPSKECPICRFVSNDELRYNYGCRSCFSCRAFFRRAVPRMDQLTCQHGGKCLIDCSNRSRCRKCRFDSCLRHGMNPTHVMDEDAKRKRFWKAHQKKKSVASQNGGKKKLLEEQSSDTAPSGSRRTTSFNAALSSDSSTLSNDDSSPIKTEPKEAIKTERVDEFHSLEMTQDQLSSVPAICAVKSAPPASNLSFHFQGSNGIAQPRFRELGVDGKSNPFSPCSSNGLFSTVSSEDSVVVLANSLPEGRQSESKSRTRLITMLMSWRKIIDTHIDIDFATLMAFQAAHFNRIPLPKNLMKAHLNHLDHLISMWVQSLAEFQALSLNDRKNLLEENRSMISSFVVAKYLSHASSGKDQVKWLLLGSNKYGQWLRTAHLEHIVNLDMLNFDFSSSLFEEPQSKSAINHLAQGIHQFKVTEDWLCVISFASAFFTQPNSVIVFEDQTTIFNTFFDSMELVDCLQWEVGNFWNFLEKIKQLSKLLEGLDWSESLIASPKNLYTLDEAKVINNLISSFNEKCKGINYGVESVREVVMMTLEVPPSPQFCELQGIIWKRRMAAILESFPQFCSLSQREKSTIVSKSFFTATGVLSCWNDRFKNFEDQLYFLFGKDDLKYFGENYKTKYPLGNHRILTVESVMKYRGLDVTESLEPLRLGQQHLEDFIVSYELCLLILVVALLSPARYEHSPSSEMQAMESLCVQFEGILIRKSGESEDFVKNKLAKLDHLREGLQNFWITCMNVK from the coding sequence CTTCACATGATCTTGAGTTGTACGAGAGTGAGGATGAAAACCCAGGCAATGACAACCATCACGGCTCCACGGGGTTGGCTAGTGAACAGCCGTCGAAGGAATGTCCTATTTGCCGTTTTGTGTCCAATGATGAGCTCAGATACAACTACGGGTGTCGGAGTTGCTTCAGTTGTCGTGCCTTCTTCAGGAGGGCTGTTCCACGAATGGATCAGCTGACTTGTCAACATGGAGGGAAATGTCTGATTGATTGTTCCAACAGATCAAGATGTCGAAAGTGCCGATTCGACTCGTGTCTACGGCACGGAATGAATCCCACTCATGTGATGGATGAAGATGCTAAGAGGAAGAGATTTTGGAAGGCCCACCAGAAGAAAAAGAGCGTTGCCAGTCAAAATGGCGGTAAGAAGAAGTTGCTCGAAGAGCAGTCCTCGGACACAGCTCCTTCGGGTTCCCGACGAACCACATCTTTCAATGCTGCTTTAAGTTCAGACAGTTCCACCCTCTCCAATGACGACTCCTCTCCCATCAAAACAGAACCAAAAGAAGCAATAAAAACGGAGCGAGTGGACGAGTTCCATTCGCTGGAGATGACCCAAGATCAGCTGAGTTCTGTTCCGGCCATTTGCGCGGTCAAGAGTGCTCCTCCTGCTTCAAACCTGTCTTTTCATTTCCAGGGAAGTAACGGCATTGCTCAACCCCGTTTTAGGGAGTTGGGTGTTGATGGGAAATCAAATCCATTTAGTCCCTGTTCCAGTAATGGGTTGTTCTCTACCGTTAGTTCTGAGGATTCAGTAGTAGTTTTAGCGAATTCCCTTCCTGAAGGCAGGCAAAGTGAATCAAAATCCAGGACTCGGCTTATCACCATGTTAATGTCTTGGCGAAAGATTATTGACACTCATATTGATATAGACTTTGCCACGTTAATGGCCTTTCAAGCGGCACATTTCAACCGCATTCCACTTCCCAAGAATCTCATGAAGGCGCACTTGAACCATTTGGACCATTTAATCAGTATGTGGGTACAATCTTTGGCCGAGTTTCAGGCTCTGAGCCTCAACGATCGTAAAAATCTTTTAGAAGAAAATCGATCAATGATATCGTCTTTCGTTGTTGCCAAATACCTCAGCCATGCCTCTTCTGGCAAGGACCAAGTGAAGTGGTTGCTTCTCGGATCCAACAAGTATGGACAATGGCTCAGAACCGCACATTTAGAACACATTGTCAACTTAGACATGTTGAATTTTGACTTCAGTAGCAGCCTTTTTGAGGAACCTCAATCCAAGTCAGCAATCAATCACCTCGCCCAGGGGATCCACCAATTCAAGGTAACTGAAGATTGGCTTTGcgtcatttcatttgcaagTGCCTTCTTCACCCAACCGAATTCGGTAATCGTGTTCGAGGACCAAACCACAATTTTCAATACGTTCTTTGACTCCATGGAATTGGTGGATTGCTTGCAATGGGAAGTTGGGAACTTTTGGAActtcttggaaaaaatcaaacagCTCTCAAAGCTGCTAGAGGGGCTAGATTGGTCTGAAAGCCTCATCGCATCTCCGAAAAACTTATACACCTTGGATGAAGCCAAAGTGATAAACAACTTGATCTCTagcttcaatgaaaaatgcaaaggCATCAATTACGGTGTGGAATCCGTTCGTGAGGTTGTGATGATGACATTGGAAGTTCCACCTTCTCCACAATTTTGTGAGCTCCAGGGTATCATTTGGAAACGGCGTATGGCAGCCATTTTGGAATCGTTTCCACAATTCTGTTCCTTAAGTCAAAGAGAGAAATCTACCATAgtaagcaagtcatttttcacCGCTACCGGCGTGCTGTCCTGTTGGAACGACCGATTCAAGAACTTCGAGGATCAGCtctattttttatttggtaAAGACGACCTGAAATACTTTGGAGAGAATTACAAAACGAAGTACCCTCTCGGTAACCATAGAATACTGACGGTCGAAAGCGTGATGAAATATCGAGGTCTGGATGTCACCGAGAGTTTGGAGCCATTGCGACTTGGACAGCAGCATCTTGAGGACTTCATCGTTTCTTACGAGCTCTGCTTGCTGATTCTAGTGGTGGCCCTCCTCTCACCAGCTCGCTATGAGCATTCTCCTTCTAGCGAAATGCAAGCAATGGAGTCCTTATGTGTGCAATTTGAAGGAATTCTTATTCGGAAATCGGGTGAAAGTGAAGACTTTGTTAAGAATAAGTTGGCCAAATTGGACCATCTTCGAGAAGGTCTCCAAAACTTCTGGATTACTTGCATGAATGTCAAGTGA